Proteins encoded within one genomic window of Longimicrobiaceae bacterium:
- a CDS encoding pitrilysin family protein, whose protein sequence is MQIPIVRHTLDNGLRVVLSEDHSTPVVAVNLWYDVGSRNEEPGHTGLAHLFEHMMFQGSLNVPDTSHISFVERVGGSVNGSTWLDRTNYYETLPSSELELALWLEADRLGFFVPAITQEKLDNQRDVVKNERRQRVDNQPYGNWDERLQMLLFPPDHPYHHSVIGSMADLDAATLDDVKDFFRTYYSPNNGVLTLCGDFDPDEAMRLVRKWFGPIPRGPAIPPLPGNPHLPPRLGREMRDLVEGGVPLARVYAAYRIPPFGTPEYYQAELASEILAGGKSSRLYHELVRERRVAQTVGAFTFPTITGAAALILRGNARQGVTPEEIEAALLGEVERLKAAPPTAEEMDRALTGIESRHVMDLQKMSERADQISMFTLHFDDPSLVSGELDRYRAVTAADVHGFALAHMGADNRAVLAYAPDAAATREEAA, encoded by the coding sequence ATGCAGATCCCCATCGTTCGTCACACGCTGGACAACGGCCTGCGCGTGGTGCTCTCGGAAGACCACTCCACCCCCGTGGTGGCGGTCAACCTGTGGTACGACGTGGGCAGCCGCAACGAGGAGCCGGGCCACACCGGCCTGGCCCACCTGTTCGAGCACATGATGTTCCAGGGCTCGCTGAACGTTCCGGACACGTCGCACATCTCGTTCGTGGAGCGCGTGGGCGGCTCGGTGAACGGCAGCACCTGGCTGGACCGCACCAACTACTACGAGACGCTTCCCAGCAGCGAGCTGGAGCTGGCGCTGTGGCTGGAGGCCGACCGGCTGGGCTTCTTCGTGCCCGCCATCACGCAGGAGAAGCTGGACAACCAGCGCGACGTGGTGAAGAACGAGCGGCGCCAGCGCGTGGACAACCAGCCATACGGCAACTGGGACGAGCGCCTGCAGATGCTGCTCTTTCCGCCGGACCACCCGTACCACCACTCGGTGATCGGGAGCATGGCCGACCTGGACGCGGCCACGCTCGACGACGTGAAGGACTTCTTCCGCACCTACTACTCGCCCAACAACGGGGTCCTCACCCTGTGCGGCGACTTCGACCCGGACGAGGCGATGCGGCTGGTGCGGAAGTGGTTCGGCCCCATCCCCCGCGGCCCCGCGATCCCGCCGCTGCCCGGCAACCCGCACCTCCCGCCGCGGCTGGGACGGGAGATGCGCGACCTGGTGGAGGGCGGCGTGCCCTTGGCCCGCGTCTACGCCGCATACCGCATCCCCCCGTTCGGCACGCCGGAATACTACCAGGCGGAGCTGGCGTCGGAGATCCTGGCGGGCGGCAAGTCGTCGCGCCTGTACCACGAGCTGGTGCGCGAGCGGCGGGTGGCGCAGACGGTGGGCGCGTTCACCTTCCCCACCATCACCGGCGCCGCCGCCCTGATCCTGCGCGGCAACGCGCGCCAGGGCGTGACGCCGGAGGAGATCGAGGCGGCGCTGCTGGGCGAGGTGGAGCGGCTGAAGGCGGCGCCGCCCACGGCCGAGGAGATGGATCGCGCGCTCACGGGCATCGAGTCGCGGCACGTGATGGACCTTCAGAAGATGAGCGAGAGGGCGGACCAGATCTCGATGTTCACGCTGCACTTCGACGACCCGTCGCTGGTGAGCGGCGAGCTGGACCGCTACCGCGCCGTGACGGCGGCCGACGTGCACGGCTTCGCGCTGGCGCACATGGGCGCCGACAACCGCGCGGTGCTCGCGTACGCGCCAGACGCGGCTGCAACGCGCGAGGAGGCCGCATGA
- a CDS encoding pitrilysin family protein, which translates to MSDATTSTAELDRSQPPPTGALRPYHFPTLERRTLPNGLRIVVCETRRFPVATLDLLLPAGAMAEADEVAGVASLTSGLLESGAGGRSAAEIAVAVDELGLSLDSGISWDITQAGFTCLTSRLDAGAAILADIVRRPDFPEHEVDRLRGQRLSTLAQNRADPSTLANEVALRSVYGPGVYGRPVGGGAGTVAGITRADVQAFHDARFLPAGATLVAAGDVSVDEVAEVAERHFGDWAGAPEPVRPLEVRTRESGIRIVVAHQAGWVQSALRVAHDGPARSTPDYFALQVMNAILGGMFSSRLNMNLRERLGYTYGASSSFTMRRDGGPFAMATSVQTEVTAHAIQEMLADMRGMLDGHVTPKELADARTYLAGVFP; encoded by the coding sequence ATGAGCGACGCGACGACGTCTACCGCGGAGCTGGACCGTTCGCAGCCGCCGCCCACCGGGGCGCTGCGGCCGTACCACTTTCCCACGCTGGAGCGGCGCACGCTTCCGAACGGCCTGCGCATCGTCGTGTGCGAGACACGGCGCTTCCCGGTGGCCACGCTGGACCTGCTGCTGCCCGCCGGCGCCATGGCGGAGGCGGACGAGGTCGCCGGCGTCGCTTCGTTGACCTCCGGGCTGCTGGAGTCCGGCGCGGGCGGGAGGAGCGCGGCCGAGATCGCCGTCGCGGTGGACGAGCTTGGGCTGTCGCTGGACTCGGGGATCTCGTGGGACATCACGCAGGCGGGGTTCACCTGCCTTACGAGCCGCCTGGACGCGGGCGCCGCCATCCTGGCGGACATCGTCCGCCGCCCGGACTTCCCGGAGCACGAGGTGGACCGGCTGCGCGGCCAGCGCCTCTCCACGCTGGCGCAGAACCGCGCGGACCCCAGCACGCTCGCCAACGAGGTGGCGTTGCGCAGCGTCTACGGCCCGGGCGTCTACGGGCGCCCCGTCGGCGGCGGCGCGGGCACCGTGGCGGGGATCACGCGGGCGGACGTGCAGGCGTTCCACGACGCCCGCTTCCTGCCCGCGGGCGCGACCCTCGTGGCCGCGGGAGACGTGTCGGTGGACGAGGTGGCGGAGGTGGCAGAGCGGCATTTCGGCGACTGGGCGGGCGCGCCGGAGCCCGTGCGGCCGCTGGAGGTGCGGACGCGCGAGAGCGGCATCCGCATCGTCGTGGCGCACCAGGCGGGATGGGTGCAGAGCGCCCTCCGCGTAGCGCACGACGGCCCGGCGCGGTCCACGCCGGACTACTTCGCGCTCCAGGTGATGAACGCCATCCTGGGCGGCATGTTCTCGTCGCGCCTGAACATGAACCTGCGGGAGAGGCTGGGTTACACGTACGGCGCGTCCAGCAGCTTCACCATGCGGCGCGACGGCGGCCCCTTCGCCATGGCGACGTCGGTGCAGACGGAGGTCACCGCGCACGCCATCCAGGAGATGCTGGCCGACATGCGCGGGATGCTGGACGGGCACGTCACGCCCAAGGAGCTGGCGGACGCGCGGACGTACCTGGCGGGCGTCTTCCCCAT